One Chanodichthys erythropterus isolate Z2021 chromosome 10, ASM2448905v1, whole genome shotgun sequence DNA segment encodes these proteins:
- the hrh2b gene encoding histamine receptor H2b: MTFTALRWVVLVAFIALTICGNVLVCLAVATSRRLHQISSCFILSLAVTDLLLGLLVLPLSAMLELRSGRWPLGGVFCNIYISLDVMLCSASILTLLAISVDRYLAISNPLSYPRRVTPRRVAITLTAVWTCSLAVSFVSINLGWNTPDFTVQNLDWNMWDEGEEGRTCRYEWNNNYVLLKAFGIFYLPLLVMCGMYHRIFCVAREQVRRIRATTPSSTQAANAVATAREHKATVTLAAVLGAFVICWFPYFTYFTYMGIWAETHPNKLTYSVVLWLGYLNSALNPILYPALNRNFRRACAQLLCCRRSNQGELPFVHPF, encoded by the exons ATGACGTTCACTGCCCTGCGTTGGGTGGTACTGGTGGCCTTCATCGCTCTGACCATTTGTGGAAATGTGCTGGTTTGTCTGGCTGTTGCCACCAGTCGGCGTCTTCACCAGATTAGTAGCTGTTTTATACTATCACTGGCTGTGACAGACTTGCTGCTGGGTTTGCTGGTTCTGCCCCTCTCTGCCATGCTGGAATTACGCAGTGGGAGATGGCCTCTCGGAGGTGTTTTTTGCAACATCTACATCTCTCTGGATGTAATGCTCTGCAGTGCTTCAATCCTCACTCTACTAGCCATTAGTGTTGATCGTTATCTTGCAATTTCCAACCCACTCAGTTATCCCAGGAGGGTAACACCTAGGAGAGTGGCGATCACTCTAACCGCAGTCTGGACATGCTCTCTGGCAGTGTCCTTTGTGTCTATTAACCTAGGCTGGAACACACCTGATTTCACAGTGCAAAACCTGGACTGGAACATGTGGGATGAGGGAGAGGAAGGCAGGACCTGCCGCTATGAATGGAATAATAACTATGTGCTGCTGAAAGCATTTGGAATCTTCTACCTCCCTCTGCTGGTCATGTGTGGAATGTACCATCGAATATTCTGTGTTGCACGTGAGCAG GTGCGTCGTATACGGGCAACCACTCCTTCATCTACCCAGGCTGCAAATGCAGTTGCCACTGCACGGGAACACAAAGCCACAGTGACCCTGGCTGCAGTGCTTGGTGCTTTTGTCATTTGCTGGTTTCCCTATTTCACCTATTTCACATACATGGGAATTTGGGCAGAGACCCATCCGAACAAACTGACTTACTCTGTCGTTCTTTGGTTGGGATACCTTAACTCTGCACTGAACCCCATTCTCTACCCAGCCTTAAACCGGAATTTCCGTCGAGCATGCGCACAGCTGCTCTGCTGTAGACGCAGCAATCAGGGGGAATTACCTTTTGTTCACCCCTTCTAA